Proteins encoded within one genomic window of Patescibacteria group bacterium:
- the rplK gene encoding 50S ribosomal protein L11 — MAKKIKTIIKLQITGGAANPAPPVGPALGQHGLNIGEFCSKFNEATKQMSGDVIPCEITVFEDRTYTFILKTPPAAELLKKAAGISKGSGKPLQEKVGSVTKNQIREIAEKKMPDLNANDIDAAMKIIEGTARQMGITVTQ, encoded by the coding sequence GGCGGTGCCGCCAATCCAGCGCCTCCAGTCGGTCCGGCTCTTGGTCAACATGGTCTTAATATTGGTGAATTTTGCTCCAAATTCAATGAAGCCACCAAACAAATGTCAGGCGATGTCATTCCTTGCGAAATAACTGTTTTTGAAGATCGCACTTACACTTTTATTCTCAAAACTCCGCCAGCTGCCGAGCTGCTTAAAAAAGCCGCGGGAATCAGCAAGGGATCGGGAAAACCGCTGCAGGAAAAAGTCGGTAGTGTTACCAAAAACCAAATACGAGAAATTGCTGAGAAAAAAATGCCCGACCTCAACGCTAATGACATTGACGCGGCTATGAAAATCATCGAAGGCACCGCTCGCCAAATGGGCATCACGGTCACACAATAA